In Penaeus monodon isolate SGIC_2016 chromosome 43, NSTDA_Pmon_1, whole genome shotgun sequence, one DNA window encodes the following:
- the LOC119568140 gene encoding trypsin-1-like, whose translation MDAEDSNMCNNGKMANEGCASKECACCISETATCRCGLTNEPTTHARIVGGDEVSPPNKYPWLVGLLLPWAYGDGIFCGGSIINSRYVLTAAHCLFANTFLPLSAAMFLVVVAEHDYTSATDDIPRVTRALRVASYLVHKDYHPVYLHNDIALLRLRGVLDLTSSREVRAVCLPLDPTKTYEGQTGTVVGWGDTSRGKGVYPGAPREVAVPVVECGRKVIAGSPVVPQMLCAGFEEGGKDSCYGDSGGPLTVKEGGRHTLVGVVSFGKGCARKASPGVYTRVTAFLDWIAANTAEVMYCQ comes from the coding sequence CAGCGACTTGCCGTTGCGGGCTGACCAACGAGCCGACCACCCACGCTCGCATCGTGGGCGGCGACGAGGTCTCTCCGCCCAACAAATACCCTTGGTTAGTCGGCCTCCTGCTCCCGTGGGCGTACGGCGACGGCATTTTCTGCGGCGGCTCCATCATCAACAGCCGCTACGTGCTCACCGCCGCCCACTGCCTCTTCGCCaacaccttcctccctctctccgcggCCATGTTCTTGGTGGTCGTTGCCGAGCACGACTATACCTCCGCGACTGATGACATCCCGCGAGTCACTCGTGCGTTGAGGGTTGCCAGCTACCTCGTCCATAAGGATTACCACCCGGTGTATCTGCATAACGATATTGCCCTTCTGCGCCTGCGCGGTGTCCTCGACCTGACTTCCAGCAGGGAGGTCCGAGCGGTGTGCCTGCCCCTCGACCCGACGAAGACCTACGAGGGGCAGACAGGGACGGTCGTCGGCTGGGGGGACACAAGCAGGGGCAAGGGCGTGTACCCGGGTGCCCCGAGGGAGGTCGCCGTGCCCGTGGTCGAGTGCGGGCGCAAGGTTATCGCCGGATCGCCTGTGGTTCCGCAGATGCTGTGCGCAGGATTTGAGGAAGGCGGGAAGGACTCCTGCTACGGGGACTCCGGAGGACCCCTGacggtgaaggagggagggaggcacacCCTGGTGGGCGTCGTCTCTTTCGGGAAGGGCTGCGCCAGGAAGGCCTCCCCCGGGGTCTACACGCGGGTCACGGCATTCCTCGACTGGATCGCTGCCAACACTGCTGAAGTTATGTACTGCCAATAA
- the LOC119568092 gene encoding coagulation factor XII-like, with the protein MLALESYIVHEGFTEDYFNKDIALLRLEEALDLTSPPEVRPVCLPSDTTKVHEGQIGKAIGWGDTSNGKDKYRSVVREVDIPIVECGRKKIAGVLIAPLMLCAGLKSGGKDACYGDSGGPLMVKEGGRYTLVGIVSFGDECGTHRRLHEDYWQSGMDQHQHC; encoded by the coding sequence ATGCTGGCGCTGGAGAGCTACATCGTACATGAAGGCTTTACTGAAGATTACTTCAACAAGGACATCGCCCTCTTGCGTCTGGAGGAGGCCCTGGACCTCACGTCGCCCCCGGAGGTCCGACCCGTGTGCCTGCCCTCGGACACGACGAAGGTCCACGAAGGACAAATCGGAAAAGCTATCGGCTGGGGAGACACGTCCAACGGGAAGGACAAATACCGTAGCGTCGTTCGAGAAGTCGACATCCCCATCGTCGAGTGCGGACGCAAGAAGATAGCCGGTGTTTTGATCGCACCTCTCATGCTCTGCGCAGGTTTGAAAAGCGGCGGGAAGGACGCTTGTTACGGCGACTCGGGGGGCCCTCTCATGGTGAAAGAAGGCGGGAGATACACCCTGGTGGGGATCGTCTCTTTCGGCGACGAGTGCGGCACACACAGGCGTCTACACGAGGATTACTGGCAATCTGGAATGGATCAGCACCAGCACTGCTGA